In the Festucalex cinctus isolate MCC-2025b chromosome 10, RoL_Fcin_1.0, whole genome shotgun sequence genome, one interval contains:
- the LOC144027257 gene encoding uncharacterized protein LOC144027257 isoform X1: MTRRCVAIYCSQAKEKLYEWPKDNRARKWTTFVRAKRMNFTPSSKSVLCYKHFEDACFLNQSAYDKGFAKKLLLNATAVPTIHLPPQDQQQIQNPPAQRAAAANRERKRAVAEAITSAAASEQEMADYEGQLLQDESCSNSEDDEVMPPHNVDKMMQTLKYCPPCEKCKKRANYRSIGIQCNLGQTEPKRKKACTEVNVAVVELLTKTMFVNDVMKMSHLGQTSGVEAFHSVVNHFAPKMYNFSYKGMKSRIILAAMHYNENAGRPQKVTKEGIHSYCIVYPKYKSGGYSLRKILVDATYDYVNDCLSEVMKLIDIPNKYRTGDVVVDPQFLTAAVNRPEKSNVIAEHHARFLRK, translated from the exons ATGACTCGACGATGTGTGGCGATATATTGTTCTCaagctaaagaaaagttgtacGAGTGGCCAAAAGATAACAGGGCACGTAAATGGACAACTTTCGTTCGCGCGAAGCGAATGAATTTCACGCCATCGTCGAAGAGTGTTCTGTGTTACAAACACTTCGAAGATGCCTGCTTCCTCAACCAGTCTGCTTATGATAAAGGATTTGCAAAAAA GTTATTGCTCAATGCAACTGCTGTCCCAACAATTCACTTGCCTCCACAAGACCAGCAGCAGATTCAAAATCCACCTGCCCAGCGTGCAGCAGCAGCTAACCGAGAAAGGAAGCGAGCCGTAGCTGAGGCTATCACCTCTGCAGCTGCCTCTGAACAAGAAATGGCTGATTACGAGGGTCAGTTATTGCAGGATGAATCCTGTTCTAACAGCGAAGATGATGAAGTTATGCCACCACATAATGTGGATAAAA TGATGCAGACATTGAAGTATTGTCCTCCATGTGAGAAATGCAAGAAGAGGGCAAATTACCGGTCCATTGGTATACAATGCAACTTGGGCCAAACAGAACCCAAAAGGAAAAAAGCCT gtaccgaagtcaatgtcgcagtggtggaactcctgacaaagaccatgtttgtcaacgatgtcatgaagatgtctcacctcggacagaccagtggtgtggaagcttttcacagtgtggtgaatcactttgccccaaagatgtacaacttttcgtacaaaggaatgaaaagcag aatcattctcgctgctatgcattataatgaaaatgctgggagaccacagaaagtgacgaaggaaggaatacactcctactgcatcgtttatcccaaatataagagtggtggctattctctgagaaagatattggtggatgcaacttatg actATGTGAATGACTGCCTTTCAGAGGTGATGAAACTGATTGACATTCCAAATAAGTACAGAACCGGTGATGTGGTCGTCGACCCACAATTTcttacagcagcagtgaacagaCCGGAAAAATCAAATGTTATTGCTGAGCACCATGCGAGATTCCtcagaaaataa
- the LOC144027257 gene encoding uncharacterized protein LOC144027257 isoform X2, translating to MNFTPSSKSVLCYKHFEDACFLNQSAYDKGFAKKLLLNATAVPTIHLPPQDQQQIQNPPAQRAAAANRERKRAVAEAITSAAASEQEMADYEGQLLQDESCSNSEDDEVMPPHNVDKMMQTLKYCPPCEKCKKRANYRSIGIQCNLGQTEPKRKKACTEVNVAVVELLTKTMFVNDVMKMSHLGQTSGVEAFHSVVNHFAPKMYNFSYKGMKSRIILAAMHYNENAGRPQKVTKEGIHSYCIVYPKYKSGGYSLRKILVDATYDYVNDCLSEVMKLIDIPNKYRTGDVVVDPQFLTAAVNRPEKSNVIAEHHARFLRK from the exons ATGAATTTCACGCCATCGTCGAAGAGTGTTCTGTGTTACAAACACTTCGAAGATGCCTGCTTCCTCAACCAGTCTGCTTATGATAAAGGATTTGCAAAAAA GTTATTGCTCAATGCAACTGCTGTCCCAACAATTCACTTGCCTCCACAAGACCAGCAGCAGATTCAAAATCCACCTGCCCAGCGTGCAGCAGCAGCTAACCGAGAAAGGAAGCGAGCCGTAGCTGAGGCTATCACCTCTGCAGCTGCCTCTGAACAAGAAATGGCTGATTACGAGGGTCAGTTATTGCAGGATGAATCCTGTTCTAACAGCGAAGATGATGAAGTTATGCCACCACATAATGTGGATAAAA TGATGCAGACATTGAAGTATTGTCCTCCATGTGAGAAATGCAAGAAGAGGGCAAATTACCGGTCCATTGGTATACAATGCAACTTGGGCCAAACAGAACCCAAAAGGAAAAAAGCCT gtaccgaagtcaatgtcgcagtggtggaactcctgacaaagaccatgtttgtcaacgatgtcatgaagatgtctcacctcggacagaccagtggtgtggaagcttttcacagtgtggtgaatcactttgccccaaagatgtacaacttttcgtacaaaggaatgaaaagcag aatcattctcgctgctatgcattataatgaaaatgctgggagaccacagaaagtgacgaaggaaggaatacactcctactgcatcgtttatcccaaatataagagtggtggctattctctgagaaagatattggtggatgcaacttatg actATGTGAATGACTGCCTTTCAGAGGTGATGAAACTGATTGACATTCCAAATAAGTACAGAACCGGTGATGTGGTCGTCGACCCACAATTTcttacagcagcagtgaacagaCCGGAAAAATCAAATGTTATTGCTGAGCACCATGCGAGATTCCtcagaaaataa